In Flammeovirgaceae bacterium 311, one DNA window encodes the following:
- a CDS encoding alcohol dehydrogenase GroES domain-containing protein (COG1063 Threonine dehydrogenase and related Zn-dependent dehydrogenases), translating into MKSISLLNDTRQVKLVDMPEPTITRPDQLKIKILEVGICGTDREQVEAGYGDVPKGMNSLVIGHEMFGEVIETGTDVKAFSVGDYAVLTVRRGCGQCVSCKSNRSDMCYTGHFTERGIKGQHGFETEYVVDEEQYTVKVPAALRTVGVLTEPLSVIEKAIDEAEAIQAARLPQVKAATWLIGKRTLVAGLGPIGLLAAMALRLRGAEVIGLDIVDEGSKRPEILRKLGGTYIDGRKIKTSLLDDHLGQVDFILEATGVAELGFQLIDALGVNGIYVMTGIPHGERPVCITGAEMMKQLVLMNQIILGTVNASTTHYAHAIQDLEKARAKWGGLVDEIITSRLPYHQFREALDLRSENDIKTVLEWAK; encoded by the coding sequence ATGAAATCAATATCTCTATTGAATGACACCCGGCAGGTAAAGCTGGTGGATATGCCGGAACCCACCATAACCCGGCCAGACCAGCTTAAGATAAAGATTCTGGAGGTAGGCATTTGCGGTACCGACAGAGAACAAGTAGAAGCTGGTTATGGCGATGTGCCAAAAGGAATGAATAGCCTGGTGATCGGGCATGAAATGTTTGGTGAGGTTATTGAAACAGGCACTGATGTAAAAGCTTTTTCCGTAGGCGACTATGCCGTACTTACAGTAAGAAGAGGCTGCGGCCAGTGTGTTTCCTGCAAGAGCAACCGTAGCGATATGTGTTATACCGGCCATTTTACCGAACGAGGCATCAAGGGCCAGCACGGCTTCGAAACAGAATATGTGGTAGATGAGGAGCAGTATACGGTAAAGGTTCCCGCAGCACTGCGGACTGTAGGCGTGCTTACAGAACCGCTCTCTGTTATTGAAAAAGCCATTGACGAAGCCGAAGCCATACAGGCAGCACGTCTGCCACAGGTAAAGGCTGCTACCTGGCTCATCGGCAAACGAACACTGGTGGCCGGTCTGGGTCCTATAGGACTTCTTGCGGCTATGGCCCTACGTCTTCGGGGTGCCGAAGTAATAGGCCTGGATATTGTAGATGAGGGGAGCAAGCGGCCGGAGATACTGCGTAAATTAGGTGGAACCTACATTGATGGCCGTAAAATAAAAACATCCCTTCTGGACGATCACCTGGGCCAGGTAGATTTTATATTAGAAGCTACCGGGGTGGCCGAGCTTGGCTTTCAGCTGATCGATGCACTAGGTGTAAACGGCATTTATGTAATGACGGGCATACCCCATGGCGAAAGGCCCGTTTGCATTACAGGAGCCGAGATGATGAAGCAGTTGGTGCTGATGAATCAGATTATACTGGGCACGGTAAATGCCAGCACCACCCATTATGCCCACGCAATTCAGGATCTGGAAAAGGCCAGAGCCAAATGGGGAGGTCTGGTGGATGAGATCATTACCAGTCGATTACCCTATCATCAGTTCAGAGAAGCACTGGATTTAAGGTCTGAGAATGATATCAAAACAGTGTTGGAATGGGCTAAATAG
- a CDS encoding cytochrome oxidase assembly (COG1612 Uncharacterized protein required for cytochrome oxidase assembly), producing the protein MQKPTHIRLIRAWLWLGIILVSMMVLIGGITRLTGSGLSMVEWKPVTGILPPLDEQQWQEAFDAYKQFPEYQKINFTLELQEFKGIFWWEYVHRLLGRFTGLAFLLPFLFFLIKKQLPGWLLKRLLLIFCLGALQGLMGWVMVKSGLQDIPHVSPYRLAAHLSLALLLIGVLLWTLKDLDTPQQQTVTPSPMQAYRLAQLLLLLVFSQIMLGAFVAGLKAGFSYNSFPLMGNSFFPHNAYSSAGELLSNGPAVQFMHRWFGFIVLATACYFVYASSQLKRQTALKKTGKGLLLVLLCQVIVGIATLMLRVPLVLGVVHQLVAVLLFALTVRALYQARLLVKQHSTNGPVQPQMTNA; encoded by the coding sequence ATGCAAAAGCCAACACACATCCGTCTGATAAGGGCCTGGCTATGGCTGGGAATTATTTTGGTCTCCATGATGGTGCTCATTGGAGGAATTACCCGCCTGACCGGATCGGGTTTATCGATGGTGGAATGGAAACCTGTTACAGGCATTTTACCACCTTTAGATGAGCAGCAGTGGCAGGAGGCCTTCGATGCTTATAAGCAGTTTCCCGAATACCAGAAGATCAATTTTACTTTAGAGTTGCAGGAATTTAAGGGAATTTTCTGGTGGGAATATGTACATCGGCTGCTGGGCAGGTTTACAGGCCTTGCCTTTCTGCTGCCGTTCCTCTTTTTCCTGATCAAAAAGCAACTCCCGGGTTGGCTGCTGAAGCGCCTGCTGCTTATATTTTGCCTTGGGGCCCTACAGGGTTTAATGGGCTGGGTAATGGTGAAAAGCGGCTTACAGGATATTCCGCATGTAAGCCCCTACCGGCTGGCCGCTCACTTAAGCCTGGCGCTCCTGCTCATTGGCGTACTGTTATGGACCCTTAAAGACCTGGATACACCACAGCAGCAGACTGTTACCCCCTCCCCTATGCAGGCCTACCGGCTGGCACAACTCCTGCTGCTGCTGGTATTTAGCCAGATAATGCTGGGTGCGTTTGTGGCCGGGCTTAAAGCAGGCTTTTCCTATAACAGCTTCCCACTCATGGGTAATAGTTTCTTTCCACATAACGCTTATTCCTCTGCCGGAGAGCTGCTAAGTAACGGACCTGCTGTTCAGTTTATGCATCGCTGGTTTGGCTTTATTGTGCTGGCCACTGCCTGTTATTTTGTTTATGCATCCAGCCAGCTGAAAAGGCAAACAGCATTAAAGAAAACAGGCAAGGGGTTGCTGCTGGTACTTCTTTGCCAGGTAATAGTGGGCATTGCCACACTGATGCTTCGGGTACCCCTGGTACTGGGAGTCGTCCATCAGCTGGTAGCTGTTCTTTTATTTGCCTTAACAGTTCGGGCACTTTACCAGGCAAGGCTGCTTGTAAAACAGCATTCAACAAACGGGCCTGTACAGCCGCAAATGACTAATGCCTGA
- a CDS encoding hypothetical protein (COG1917 Uncharacterized conserved protein, contains double-stranded beta-helix domain) — translation MENQNKNNPLTPDTPLTSYQLIKLTEQMKQEESWEKTGRSAKTLSKTNQMRLVLNCMKAGTEIKPHQANGPISVHVLEGQIIFRTEDQVVRLEKSEMLTLQEHIRHSVEAIEETSFLLTIAQQTPGETK, via the coding sequence ATGGAAAATCAAAACAAAAATAATCCTTTAACTCCGGATACTCCGCTTACCAGCTATCAGCTTATAAAGCTGACTGAACAGATGAAGCAGGAAGAGAGCTGGGAGAAAACTGGCCGTAGTGCAAAAACACTCTCTAAGACTAACCAAATGCGGCTGGTACTCAATTGCATGAAAGCGGGTACTGAAATAAAACCTCACCAGGCGAATGGCCCTATCAGTGTACATGTACTTGAGGGACAAATAATTTTCCGTACAGAAGATCAGGTTGTCAGGCTTGAGAAAAGCGAAATGCTCACCCTGCAGGAACACATCCGCCATAGTGTAGAAGCAATAGAAGAAACCAGTTTTTTGCTCACAATAGCCCAGCAGACACCAGGCGAAACAAAATAA
- a CDS encoding cytochrome c class i (COG2010 Cytochrome c, mono- and diheme variants): MWVENLVFMHHLIFKKGIYMLLLGLSPLLFNSCNGGESAREEQTTANQESSESTELTEEEALADPMQVKGVGPIQQLTLEAAVDQQMAKEGQQIFEQMCTACHKIEERYVGPALKEVTTRRSPEWIMNMILNPEVMIKEDPIGKALLKEYLAPMANQNLTEEQARQILEYFRTLSEVDSLNHQS; the protein is encoded by the coding sequence ATGTGGGTAGAAAACTTAGTCTTCATGCACCATCTAATATTTAAAAAGGGAATATACATGCTGCTGCTTGGTCTGTCTCCCCTCCTGTTCAACTCCTGCAATGGAGGAGAATCTGCACGCGAGGAGCAGACCACAGCCAATCAGGAGAGTAGTGAAAGCACAGAATTAACCGAAGAAGAGGCTCTTGCAGACCCTATGCAGGTAAAAGGAGTTGGACCCATTCAGCAGCTGACCCTGGAGGCAGCTGTAGATCAGCAGATGGCTAAAGAAGGCCAGCAGATATTTGAGCAAATGTGTACCGCCTGCCATAAAATAGAAGAACGCTATGTAGGCCCTGCGCTAAAAGAAGTGACCACCCGCAGAAGCCCCGAGTGGATCATGAACATGATTCTGAACCCCGAAGTAATGATTAAGGAAGACCCTATTGGCAAGGCATTGCTAAAAGAGTACCTGGCACCCATGGCTAACCAGAACCTGACGGAGGAACAGGCAAGGCAAATCCTGGAGTATTTCCGTACCCTAAGCGAGGTAGACAGCCTGAACCACCAATCCTAA
- a CDS encoding two component transcriptional regulator (COG0745 Response regulators consisting of a CheY-like receiver domain and a winged-helix DNA-binding domain), giving the protein MKILLIEDEQALRESIVAYLQDGGYLCEYAEDYNEAKMKIALYEYACVLADLNLPGGNGLDLVRILKDNSPDTGIIIISARDALDDKVSGLNIGADDYLTKPFHLSELNARLKSVIRRRSFQGMKIIEVNSLKVYPDAAEVTVGDKKLTLTKKEYDLLLYFISNKNRVLTKDSIAEHLWGDHTEFLDSLDFVYTHIKNLRRKLLDAGGEDYIQTVYGLGYKFIC; this is encoded by the coding sequence ATGAAAATCTTATTAATTGAAGACGAACAGGCCCTGCGCGAATCCATAGTAGCTTATTTACAGGATGGAGGCTATTTGTGTGAATATGCCGAAGATTACAACGAAGCCAAAATGAAGATAGCCCTCTATGAATATGCCTGCGTGCTGGCCGATCTTAATTTACCCGGGGGAAATGGTCTTGACCTGGTGCGTATCTTAAAAGACAATAGTCCTGATACAGGAATCATTATCATATCGGCCAGGGATGCATTAGACGATAAAGTAAGCGGGCTTAATATTGGTGCAGATGATTACCTGACTAAACCTTTTCATCTTTCGGAGCTGAATGCACGCTTAAAATCGGTCATCAGGCGGCGGAGCTTCCAGGGAATGAAAATAATCGAAGTAAATTCCCTGAAGGTTTATCCCGACGCTGCAGAAGTAACTGTGGGAGACAAAAAGCTTACCCTCACAAAAAAGGAGTACGACCTGCTGCTATACTTTATTTCCAACAAAAACAGGGTGCTCACCAAAGATTCTATTGCCGAACATCTCTGGGGAGATCATACAGAGTTTCTGGACTCACTCGATTTTGTATATACGCACATTAAAAACCTGCGCCGCAAATTACTTGATGCCGGGGGCGAAGACTACATTCAGACTGTGTATGGCCTGGGTTATAAATTTATCTGCTGA
- a CDS encoding lipoprotein (COG4805 Uncharacterized protein conserved in bacteria) produces MQKTKLHLLLILLLLGGACSSPQSAQTESTTTGAPGYSAEQIAAESQKANDFFERTYNEALDRSPMQQTQLGIKKDQDKWNDISDAFAIREHEILQANLQYLRDSINEAALDASTRLSYKIWEEQATKNINAFQYRHYSYPVNQMFGWQSIIPAFLINFHQITNEADARAYIARLSKLNGLMDEVIENVKQNEEHGAVLPKFLFPLVLSDSRNVISGAPFDNSNTPSPLLEDFQKKVNAVQELNDSQKKALVQEATQALNNSVRPAYEKLISFLTEQEKRAPMEEGVWRFEQGADYFNTALKATTTTNLTADEIHEIGLREVARIEGEMKQIMQQVGFTGTLQEFFTYTKEDPRFYYPDTQEGRQQYLDSATVIINNMRDQLDELFLTKPKADMIVKAVEPFREKSAGKAFYSSPAPDGSRPGIYYANLYNIKAMPKWEMEALAYHEGIPGHHMQLAIAQELEGIPKFRRFGGFTAYSEGWGLYCELLPKEIGAYQDPYSDFGRLNMEMWRACRLVVDTGIHSKKWSRQQGLDYYRAHASAPESEIASMVDRHIVMPSQATAYKIGMMKILELRESAKQELGSRFDIREFHDVVLTNGAVPLSLLEEMVDQWVARKKS; encoded by the coding sequence ATGCAAAAAACTAAACTACACCTACTACTGATACTGCTTTTGCTCGGTGGTGCCTGCTCCTCACCGCAAAGTGCGCAGACAGAAAGCACCACAACCGGCGCTCCGGGCTATAGTGCCGAACAAATAGCAGCAGAGTCTCAAAAAGCCAACGACTTCTTTGAGCGCACCTACAACGAAGCGCTGGATCGCAGCCCCATGCAGCAAACCCAGTTAGGAATCAAGAAAGACCAGGACAAGTGGAATGATATTTCGGATGCCTTTGCCATTCGGGAGCATGAAATACTGCAGGCAAACCTTCAGTACCTGCGCGATTCCATAAACGAAGCGGCACTGGATGCATCTACCAGGCTAAGTTATAAGATATGGGAAGAACAGGCTACCAAGAACATTAATGCCTTCCAGTACAGGCATTACAGTTACCCGGTAAACCAGATGTTTGGCTGGCAATCCATCATTCCGGCTTTTCTCATCAACTTTCACCAGATCACCAACGAGGCCGATGCACGGGCTTACATTGCCCGCCTGTCTAAATTAAATGGGCTGATGGATGAGGTAATCGAAAATGTGAAACAGAATGAAGAGCATGGAGCTGTTCTTCCTAAATTCCTGTTCCCCCTGGTACTGAGCGACAGCCGTAATGTGATCAGTGGTGCACCTTTCGATAACTCCAATACCCCAAGTCCGCTGCTGGAAGATTTTCAGAAAAAGGTAAATGCAGTGCAGGAGCTGAACGACAGCCAGAAAAAAGCACTGGTACAGGAAGCTACCCAGGCGCTGAACAATTCCGTAAGGCCCGCTTATGAAAAACTTATCTCCTTCCTGACTGAGCAGGAAAAAAGGGCCCCCATGGAAGAGGGTGTTTGGCGCTTTGAGCAAGGCGCCGACTATTTCAACACAGCCCTGAAAGCCACCACCACCACCAACCTGACTGCCGACGAAATTCATGAAATTGGTCTTCGTGAGGTAGCCCGGATTGAGGGCGAAATGAAACAGATCATGCAGCAGGTAGGCTTCACGGGCACCCTGCAGGAGTTCTTTACCTATACCAAGGAAGATCCCCGCTTTTATTATCCCGATACTCAGGAGGGTCGCCAGCAGTACCTGGATTCTGCCACTGTTATCATCAACAACATGCGTGATCAGCTGGATGAATTATTCCTTACCAAGCCGAAAGCTGATATGATCGTAAAGGCAGTAGAGCCTTTTCGCGAGAAATCGGCCGGTAAAGCCTTTTATTCTTCCCCGGCTCCCGATGGTTCAAGACCCGGCATTTACTATGCTAACCTTTACAACATCAAAGCCATGCCCAAATGGGAAATGGAAGCACTGGCCTATCATGAGGGAATTCCCGGACATCACATGCAGCTGGCCATTGCCCAGGAGCTGGAGGGCATTCCCAAGTTCAGGCGTTTTGGTGGCTTTACTGCTTATTCCGAAGGCTGGGGGCTTTATTGCGAGTTATTACCCAAGGAAATTGGTGCATACCAGGATCCATACTCCGATTTTGGCCGTCTGAACATGGAGATGTGGCGTGCCTGCCGGCTGGTGGTTGATACAGGGATTCACAGTAAAAAGTGGAGCCGACAGCAGGGACTCGATTACTACCGTGCCCATGCCTCGGCACCGGAATCTGAAATTGCCAGCATGGTAGACCGCCACATCGTGATGCCTTCGCAGGCAACCGCCTATAAAATTGGCATGATGAAAATACTGGAATTGCGCGAATCGGCTAAACAGGAGCTTGGCAGCCGCTTCGATATCCGGGAGTTTCATGATGTAGTGCTCACCAATGGTGCTGTGCCCTTAAGTCTGCTGGAGGAAATGGTAGATCAGTGGGTGGCCCGGAAAAAGAGCTGA
- a CDS encoding histidine kinase, with amino-acid sequence MRVLTKTSIYYLLVAIVVFLVGGISFYLIMQQEIYDEVDDQLFTDKENIITFIRQHNRLPNVTSGISEAIIVKEAARVQPMIEELADTLIYSSYD; translated from the coding sequence ATGCGGGTCTTAACCAAAACAAGCATTTATTATTTACTGGTAGCCATCGTGGTGTTCCTGGTAGGGGGCATCAGCTTTTACTTGATCATGCAGCAGGAGATTTACGATGAGGTAGATGACCAGCTGTTTACGGATAAAGAAAATATTATCACCTTTATCCGCCAGCACAACCGCCTGCCAAATGTTACTTCTGGTATTTCTGAAGCGATTATTGTAAAGGAAGCAGCACGTGTACAGCCCATGATCGAAGAACTGGCCGACACGCTTATATACAGCAGCTACGACTAA
- a CDS encoding cation efflux protein (COG3696 Putative silver efflux pump) — MLTSYPSLSAQEAERSIPYPVQISMANIPGLVELLSISCYGLSMDMVVLEDGFPMTEDPHLVVRH, encoded by the coding sequence GTGCTTACAAGCTATCCATCACTCTCTGCCCAAGAGGCAGAGCGTTCTATTCCCTACCCGGTACAAATTTCCATGGCCAATATTCCCGGACTGGTGGAGCTGCTTTCCATTTCCTGCTATGGCTTATCAATGGATATGGTAGTTCTCGAAGACGGTTTTCCCATGACCGAGGACCCGCATCTGGTTGTCAGGCATTAG
- a CDS encoding hypothetical protein (COG2346 Truncated hemoglobins) — MKRTLDTREDIYFLISTFYSRVRQDELLGPVFNTIIQHWPEHLEKLTDFWETNLLFTRNYKGNPIQAHSEADRQIDNSISMEHFGRWLQLWFSTIDKHFKGLNAEKTKKSRQENVNPPVPEDLREQRLLLIPLRPETINAKSSSPKKGKPRLTTGLLLYHMDLNIHCGLKRRHKPNGSSSLFDIQGIYKSLYPGQLSCMASSAFSVKKRKS; from the coding sequence ATGAAAAGAACCCTTGATACCCGGGAAGATATATACTTCCTGATCAGCACCTTTTACAGCAGGGTGCGGCAGGATGAGTTGCTGGGTCCTGTTTTCAATACTATCATTCAGCACTGGCCGGAGCACCTTGAGAAGCTCACTGATTTTTGGGAAACAAACCTGCTCTTTACCCGCAACTACAAGGGCAATCCCATTCAGGCACACAGCGAGGCAGACCGGCAGATAGACAACAGCATCAGCATGGAGCATTTTGGCCGCTGGCTACAGCTGTGGTTTAGCACCATCGATAAACATTTTAAGGGACTTAATGCAGAAAAGACAAAAAAATCGCGCCAGGAAAATGTCAACCCACCTGTTCCTGAAGATCTACGAGAGCAGAGACTCCTCCTGATACCTCTCCGCCCTGAGACTATCAACGCTAAAAGCAGTAGTCCCAAAAAAGGAAAGCCCCGTTTAACAACAGGGCTTTTGCTGTATCATATGGATCTGAATATTCATTGTGGCTTAAAAAGACGCCACAAGCCAAACGGCAGCAGCTCTCTTTTTGATATACAGGGAATCTATAAATCCCTGTACCCGGGACAATTATCTTGTATGGCCAGCAGCGCTTTTAGTGTCAAAAAGCGTAAGTCATGA
- a CDS encoding BadM/Rrf2 family transcriptional regulator (COG1959 Predicted transcriptional regulator) produces the protein MISKSCKYALRATIFIASRASEGVKLSIKDIAREIDAPEAFTAKLLQALNKHRIVTSLKGPYGGFYSEKSQLDLPIISIVNAIDGLSVFRECGMGLHQCSDLHPCPLHFEYAKTRDQLKNTFQQTTIASLAANLNEGSFYINNA, from the coding sequence ATGATTTCAAAATCGTGTAAGTATGCACTAAGGGCAACTATTTTCATTGCTTCCAGGGCCAGTGAAGGGGTAAAGCTAAGCATAAAAGATATTGCCAGAGAAATAGATGCCCCGGAGGCATTTACCGCCAAACTCCTGCAGGCACTCAATAAGCACCGGATCGTTACCTCCCTGAAAGGCCCCTATGGTGGCTTTTACAGCGAAAAATCACAGCTTGACCTGCCCATTATCAGCATTGTAAATGCTATCGACGGCTTGTCTGTCTTTAGGGAATGCGGCATGGGGCTGCATCAGTGCTCCGACCTCCACCCCTGCCCCCTGCATTTTGAATATGCAAAAACACGCGATCAGCTTAAAAACACTTTTCAGCAAACTACCATTGCCAGCCTGGCAGCCAACCTGAACGAAGGATCTTTCTATATCAATAATGCATAA
- a CDS encoding iron-sulfur cluster repair di-iron protein (COG4309 Uncharacterized conserved protein), producing the protein MKEEIAHTLSKIVLPQKPAILKKFDSLKAGESMVIVNEHNPILLYYQLLADRGNTFDWEYLEKGQDHWRVKITRISPYTPEPTVGDLAARDFRMARVFQQLGIDYCCNGKKTVEESCLQAGVEPQKIWEHYQNAAKEAGEEAHDFRKWKAGFLANYILNTYHSYVKENTSSLYGQALELTEQEGPHQAAYQALAVRLKHFFAYLKDHLQREEQELYPLISTLMAAGKRKRRMVVPIVPPVKNRVKALEEEHALLGEELKRFRALTREYAIPAQSCNKCETFYNRLQAFENDLIQHIHLENNILFPKVIAAENELSNSTPFR; encoded by the coding sequence ATGAAAGAAGAAATAGCACACACCCTTTCAAAAATAGTTTTACCACAGAAGCCGGCAATCCTTAAGAAATTCGATAGCCTGAAAGCTGGCGAAAGCATGGTTATTGTAAATGAGCATAACCCTATTTTACTGTATTACCAGCTACTAGCCGACAGGGGTAACACCTTTGACTGGGAATACCTGGAAAAGGGGCAGGACCACTGGCGGGTAAAAATTACCAGAATATCCCCTTATACCCCCGAGCCAACCGTTGGCGACCTGGCCGCCCGTGATTTCCGTATGGCCCGGGTTTTTCAGCAGTTGGGCATTGATTACTGCTGCAACGGAAAAAAAACTGTGGAAGAATCCTGCCTGCAGGCTGGTGTTGAGCCGCAAAAGATTTGGGAGCATTACCAGAACGCAGCAAAAGAAGCAGGGGAAGAGGCCCACGATTTCAGGAAATGGAAAGCAGGCTTCCTGGCCAACTATATTCTTAACACCTACCACAGCTATGTAAAAGAGAACACCAGCAGCCTGTATGGGCAGGCCCTTGAGCTAACAGAGCAGGAAGGTCCGCATCAGGCAGCCTATCAGGCGCTGGCAGTCCGGTTAAAACATTTTTTTGCTTATCTGAAAGATCATTTACAAAGGGAAGAACAAGAGCTATACCCTCTGATCAGCACCCTGATGGCCGCCGGTAAACGAAAAAGAAGAATGGTGGTACCCATCGTTCCTCCGGTTAAAAACAGGGTGAAAGCCTTGGAGGAGGAACATGCGCTGCTGGGAGAAGAGCTAAAGCGCTTCAGAGCGCTTACACGGGAGTATGCCATTCCCGCCCAAAGCTGTAACAAATGCGAAACATTTTATAACCGGTTACAGGCATTTGAAAATGACCTGATCCAGCACATCCATCTTGAAAATAATATATTATTCCCAAAGGTAATAGCGGCAGAAAATGAACTGAGCAACAGCACCCCTTTCAGGTAA
- a CDS encoding hypothetical protein (COG0398 Uncharacterized conserved protein) → MTDTQKTRRSQAEKTNTREAHNQDTKQSKWPLLFTIILIGGLIASYFIFPAFQNTIDEGWQVLTSGNEEQISEWVGQFGFWGPVFVILAMVAQMFLLVINVVALMLVAIIAYGPLWGSLLAITAVLVASSIGYIIGRSLGEAGVIRLIGKKAEKKVYGFMEQYGVWTIIIARLSPFLSNDAVSFVAGLARMGYLKFIGATLAGIIPLTVLLAWLGENNERLKNGLIWLSAISIAALIAYILYSKYFKKSST, encoded by the coding sequence ATGACTGATACACAAAAAACCAGGCGCAGCCAAGCCGAAAAAACCAATACACGGGAAGCACATAACCAGGACACAAAACAAAGCAAGTGGCCACTCCTGTTTACCATTATCCTGATTGGAGGGCTTATTGCCTCCTACTTTATATTTCCTGCGTTTCAAAATACTATTGATGAGGGTTGGCAGGTGTTAACCAGTGGCAATGAAGAGCAGATTTCAGAATGGGTGGGCCAGTTTGGTTTTTGGGGGCCAGTTTTTGTAATCCTGGCAATGGTTGCGCAAATGTTTTTGCTGGTAATTAATGTGGTGGCTTTAATGCTGGTGGCTATTATTGCGTATGGCCCTCTCTGGGGCTCGCTGTTAGCCATTACAGCTGTTTTGGTTGCCTCCAGCATTGGCTACATCATTGGCAGAAGTCTTGGTGAAGCCGGTGTTATCAGGCTGATCGGAAAAAAAGCAGAAAAGAAGGTCTATGGTTTTATGGAGCAGTATGGAGTCTGGACTATAATTATTGCCCGCCTCTCTCCTTTTCTCTCTAACGATGCCGTTAGTTTTGTTGCCGGGCTTGCAAGAATGGGTTACCTTAAATTTATAGGGGCAACACTGGCTGGCATTATTCCTTTAACAGTATTGCTGGCCTGGCTGGGAGAAAATAATGAGCGGCTAAAAAACGGATTGATCTGGTTATCAGCCATTAGCATAGCCGCCCTGATTGCTTACATTCTCTATAGCAAGTATTTTAAAAAAAGCAGCACCTGA